A single genomic interval of Prunus dulcis chromosome 5, ALMONDv2, whole genome shotgun sequence harbors:
- the LOC117628798 gene encoding putative 3,4-dihydroxy-2-butanone kinase isoform X2 gives MLTAAICGDVFASPPVDSVLAGIRAVTGPMGCLLIVKNYTGDCLNFGLAAEQAKSEGYKVETVIVGDDCALPPPRGIAGRRGLAGTILIHKIAGAAAAAGLSLADVAAEASRASEMVGTMGVALSVCTLPGRVTPDRVGPGKMELGLGIHGEPGAAVADLQPVDVIVSHVLKQILSPETNYVPITRGSRVVLMVNGLGATPVMELMIASGKAVPKLQLEHGLAVDRVYTGSFMTSLDMAGFSISIMKADQAILQRLDAATKAPHWPVGVDGNHPPAKIPVPLPPSRSTKSDESLGRPAQLNAQGQILEVAIEAAAHAVKKLRDNLNEWDSKVGDGDCGSTMYRGAAAVLEDMQNYPLNDATETVNEIASSVRRVMGGTSGILYTIFCKAAYAQLKASTQGAVASKNWAEALEASIAAVSKYGGASAGYRTLLDALIPASAVLQERLKAGDDPATAFLLSSEAALAGAESTKHMQAQAGRSSYISGEKLASVPDPGAMAAASWYRAAALAVKYKYQTSS, from the exons AATTATACTGGGGACTgtttaaattttggtttagCTGCAGAGCAAGCAAAATCAGAAGGTTATAAAGTAGAG ACTGTAATTGTTGGAGATGATTGTGCATTACCCCCGCCTCGAGGCATAGCTGGTCGAAGGGGTTTGGCCGGGACCATTCTTATTCAtaag ATTGCTggagctgctgctgctgctggccTTTCGCTTGCCGATGTTGCCGCAGAAGCAAGTCGTGCATCTGAAATGGTTGGAACAATGGGTGTTGCATTATCTGTTTGCACATTGCCTGGTCGGGTTACACCGGACCGTGTGGGTCCAGGAAAGATGGAACTTGGTCTTGGAATC CATGGAGAACCTGGTGCTGCTGTAGCTGACCTTCAACCCGTGGATGTGATAGTTTCTCATGTTCTTAAGCAGATTTTGTCGCCA GAAACTAACTACGTTCCAATTACTCGAGGTAGTAGAGTTGTGCTTATGGTCAACGG GTTAGGTGCAACTCCTGTAATGGAACTGATGATTGCATCCGGTAAAGCAGTACCTAAGTTGCAGCTGGAACATGGATTGGCTGTTGATAGAGTATATACTGGGTCATTTATGACTTCTCTTGATATGGCAG GTTTTTCAATTTCTATCATGAAGGCTGATCAAGCTATTTTGCAACGTCTGGATGCTGCAACAAAGGCTCCACATTGGCCTGTTGGTGTTGATG GCAATCACCCACCTGCAAAGATTCCTGTTCCATTGCCTCCATCTCGCTCAACAAAGAGTGATGAG TCATTAGGTCGGCCAGCACAACTGAATGCACAAGGCCAGATTCTTGAGGTGGCTATTGAAGCAGCTGCACATGCTGTGAAAAAACTTAGGGACAATTTGAATGAATGGGATAGCAAAGTAGGTGATGGTGACTGTGGGTCAACC ATGTATAGAGGTGCGGCAGCAGTTTTGGAAGACATGCAAAA TTATCCCCTGAATGATGCAACCGAAACAGTGAATGAAATTGCATCGTCTGTCAGAAGAGTTATGGGCGGCACAAGCGGGATCCT ATATACCATATTTTGCAAGGCAGCCTATGCACAGTTGAAAGCAAGCACCCAAGGAGCTGTCGCATCAAAAAATT GGGCTGAAGCGCTTGAAGCTTCCATTGCTGCTGTCAGTAAATATGGTGGGGCTAGTGCTGGTTACCGGACATTGTTAGATGCCCTTATTCCAGCATCAGCAGTTCTTCAGGAG AGGTTAAAGGCTGGTGATGATCCTGCGACtgcttttcttctctcatctGAAGCAGCACTGGCTGGAGCTGAGTCAACGAAGCACATGCAGGCACAG GCTGGCCGATCAAGTTATATATCTGGGGAGAAACTTGCCTCAGTCCCAGACCCAGGTGCAATGGCGGCCGCATCGTGGTACAGAGCAGCAGCCTTAGCTGTCAAGTACAAATACCAGACATCTTCATAG